In a single window of the Arachis hypogaea cultivar Tifrunner chromosome 6, arahy.Tifrunner.gnm2.J5K5, whole genome shotgun sequence genome:
- the LOC140173458 gene encoding uncharacterized protein, with product MKLQESNVKVKPPFIRTSTTDSGGRVPHLDPSHLQSFLKKKKEKDAGGSRILKEGGGDVAYSIAQPATSSKRKRDDAEKSLEVLSEGDKVAIGGDKSVFDR from the exons ATGAAATTGCAGGAAAGCAATGTCAAAGTCAAACCACCATTCATCCGTACCAGTACCACAGATTCAG GTGGACGAGTGCCTCATCTTGACCCTTCCCATCTTCAATCttttttgaagaagaaaaaggaaaaagatgcTGGTGGTTCTAGGATTCTGAAAGAGGGCGGAGGGGACGTCGCTTACTCCATTGCCCAACCTGCTACCTCCTCGAAAAGAAAAAGGGACGATGCTGAAAAGTCTTTGGAAGTTTTATCAGAGGGTGATAAAGTAGCTATTGGCGGAGACAAGTCAGTTTTTGATAGGTAG
- the LOC112696650 gene encoding fructose-bisphosphate aldolase 6, cytosolic: protein MSSFKSKYQDELIANAAYIGTPGKGILAADESTGTIGKRLASINVENVETNRRALRELLFTTPGALECLSGVILFEETLYQSTAAGKPFVEVLKDGGVLPGIKVDKGTVELPGTNGETTTQGLDGLGQRCAKYYEAGARFAKWRAVLKIGPNEPSELAIHENAYGLARYAAICQENGLVPIVEPEILVDGSHDINKCAAVTERVLAACYKALNDHHVLLEGTLLKPNMVTPGSDSPKVAPEVTAEYTVRTLQRTVPAAVPAIVFLSGGQSEEEATLNLNAMNKLKGKKPWSLSFSFGRALQQSTLKAWAGKDENIKKAQDALFTRCKANSQATLGTYKGDATLGDGASESLHVKDYKY from the exons ATGTCTTCTTTTAAGAGCAAGTACCAAG ATGAGCTTATTGCCAACGCTGCTTACATCGGCACCCCAGGAAAGGGCATCCTTGCCGCCGATGAATCAACCGGTACGATTGGCAAGCGTTTAGCCAGCATTAATGTCGAGAATGTTGAAACCAACAGGCGCGCTCTTCGCGAACTCCTATTCACCACACCCGGTGCTTTGGAGTGCCTCAGTGGTGTGATCTTGTTCGAGGAAACTCTATACCAAAGCACAGCTGCAG GAAAACCTTTCGTCGAGGTGCTAAAGGATGGTGGAGTTCTTCCCGGTATTAAGGTTGATAAGGGCACAGTAGAGCTCCCTGGTACAAATGGCGAAACCACCACTCAGGGTTTGGATGGCCTTGGTCAGCGATGTGCAAAGTACTATGAAGCTGGTGCCCGTTTTGCTAAATGGCGTGCTGTGCTCAAGATTGGCCCCAATGAACCATCTGAGCTGGCTATCCATGAAAACGCGTATGGTTTGGCTCGCTATGCTGCAATTTGCCAGGAGAATGGCTTGGTTCCTATTGTGGAGCCTGAGATCCTTGTTGATGGATCTCATGACATCAACAAGTGTGCTGCGGTGACAGAACGCGTTCTTGCCGCATGCTACAAGGCTCTAAATGATCATCATGTCCTGCTCGAGGGAACTTTGTTGAAGCCCAACATGGTGACCCCTGGATCGGATTCTCCAAAGGTTGCACCAGAGGTGACTGCCGAATACACTGTTAGAACTTTGCAGAGAACTGTTCCCGCAGCAGTCCCTGCTATTGTCTTCTTGTCCGGAGGGCAGAGCGAGGAGGAGGCAACCCTCAACCTCAATGCCATGAACAAGCTCAAGGGGAAGAAGCCATGGTCACTTTCCTTCTCTTTCGGAAGGGCACTTCAGCAGAGCACCTTGAAGGCATGGGCCGGAAAGGATGAAAACATCAAGAAGGCCCAGGATGCATTGTTCACGAGGTGCAAGGCCAACTCACAAGCAACCTTGGGAACATACAAGGGTGACGCTACCCTTGGTGATGGTGCCTCTGAGTCTCTTCATGTCAAGGACTACAAATACTAA